In Paenibacillus sp. FSL M7-0420, a single genomic region encodes these proteins:
- a CDS encoding peptidoglycan D,D-transpeptidase FtsI family protein translates to MGVFRKQASPPEEKDSKSSLGLRLNVFFFSTFVIFCVIIIRLAVIQFVEGPTLTEVETSRDTKSVPLASIRGGIRAAAGEQIAYSTSVQTLYVTLTKEYTAKAVDKETGISSLKPEARANAYALANNLVAKFDEYGDPNGEKLTVNEVINSLDLYFKKYSGYMARKIKSGLTTKEIAYFMEHKSEFPGLEIVEEGVRHYDKDTVAVQTVGYIKPFKSSNTLNIYKNIQSAMKKIGADPGLNYKDDEFVGFDGLELQYQRELRGKNGYQVISVNPQNMAEKVEEVVPPVKGNDIWMTIDKNVQLKTEQAITEQINWLHRNSVQGRTHPDAKTGYAVAMEVDTGNIVAMASMPDYDTNVWTAEKLDSDTWNKIMGNYQNGTITPYSSGLSGHGFGSTVLLGSTIKPLTVLIGLNEGFFSTSYTYTDRGIAYFGKDDKSSVRNSSGHVYGPMRPAKAIEDSSNVFMVDMIGKKLYEQYKAKGIDIWDRYMKEFGLGVSTQSGLPNEYLGQINYTDTKAAGSAQAALVYASFGQQGRYTVLQLAQYASTLANEGVRIKPQLVSKITDSAGKVVKKFEREVLDEVTTFDKSYWREIKKGMNSKVSAFADFPYDFARKTGTSQQLGKGQLRDNGVFIAFAPRNNPKLAVAVVIPEGGFGSNSAAPVARKIFDAYDWEYGLDGVPKKSLKTANPNDGAASGDSSDNTAATN, encoded by the coding sequence GTGGGTGTTTTCCGAAAGCAGGCCTCCCCCCCGGAAGAGAAGGACAGCAAGAGCTCGCTTGGCCTGCGGCTTAACGTGTTTTTCTTCAGCACGTTTGTTATTTTTTGTGTCATTATTATTCGTCTCGCAGTTATTCAATTCGTTGAGGGACCGACGCTGACCGAGGTGGAGACCAGCCGGGATACCAAAAGTGTCCCTCTCGCCTCTATCCGCGGAGGTATCCGCGCAGCCGCAGGCGAGCAAATTGCCTACTCTACCTCCGTTCAAACGCTGTATGTTACGCTTACGAAGGAATATACAGCTAAGGCAGTGGATAAGGAGACGGGCATTAGCTCGCTGAAGCCGGAGGCAAGAGCCAATGCGTATGCGCTGGCGAATAATCTGGTTGCGAAATTTGACGAATATGGCGACCCGAACGGCGAGAAGCTGACTGTTAATGAAGTGATTAATTCTCTGGATTTATATTTCAAGAAATATTCGGGCTATATGGCCCGCAAGATCAAATCCGGTCTGACCACCAAGGAAATCGCTTATTTCATGGAGCACAAAAGCGAATTCCCCGGCCTTGAGATCGTGGAAGAAGGCGTACGTCATTACGACAAGGATACCGTAGCCGTGCAGACGGTCGGCTATATCAAGCCCTTCAAATCCTCCAATACGCTCAACATCTACAAGAATATTCAGAGCGCCATGAAGAAGATCGGCGCAGATCCCGGCCTGAATTATAAAGACGATGAATTCGTCGGCTTCGACGGTCTGGAGCTGCAATATCAGCGGGAGCTGCGCGGCAAGAACGGCTATCAGGTCATCTCGGTGAATCCGCAGAACATGGCCGAGAAGGTGGAAGAGGTAGTGCCGCCTGTCAAGGGTAATGATATCTGGATGACGATTGACAAGAATGTTCAGCTTAAGACGGAGCAGGCTATCACCGAACAGATCAACTGGCTGCACCGCAACTCTGTACAGGGCAGGACTCATCCTGACGCCAAGACAGGCTACGCGGTGGCGATGGAGGTCGATACCGGCAATATCGTAGCCATGGCCAGCATGCCCGATTATGATACCAATGTCTGGACAGCGGAGAAGCTGGATTCGGATACCTGGAACAAGATCATGGGCAACTACCAGAACGGGACGATCACCCCGTACTCTTCCGGCCTGTCCGGTCATGGATTTGGTTCCACGGTACTGCTCGGTTCCACCATTAAGCCGCTGACGGTGCTGATCGGTCTGAATGAAGGCTTCTTTAGCACTTCCTATACGTACACAGATAGAGGGATTGCCTATTTCGGTAAGGATGATAAATCCTCTGTCCGCAATTCCTCCGGGCACGTATACGGACCCATGCGTCCGGCTAAGGCAATTGAAGATTCCTCCAACGTGTTCATGGTGGATATGATCGGCAAGAAGCTCTATGAGCAATATAAGGCTAAAGGTATTGATATCTGGGATAGATATATGAAGGAATTCGGCCTGGGCGTCTCTACGCAGAGCGGTCTCCCTAATGAATATCTGGGACAGATCAACTACACAGATACTAAGGCAGCGGGCAGTGCGCAAGCCGCGCTGGTCTATGCCTCCTTCGGACAGCAGGGCCGTTATACGGTGCTGCAATTAGCCCAGTATGCCTCGACGCTTGCGAATGAAGGGGTGCGGATCAAGCCGCAGCTTGTCAGCAAGATCACGGATTCAGCGGGCAAGGTGGTCAAGAAGTTTGAGCGCGAGGTGCTGGATGAAGTGACGACCTTTGACAAGTCCTATTGGAGAGAGATTAAAAAGGGCATGAACAGTAAGGTCTCCGCATTCGCAGATTTCCCTTATGATTTTGCCCGTAAAACAGGGACCTCACAGCAGCTGGGAAAAGGGCAATTGCGCGATAACGGGGTATTTATTGCCTTCGCCCCGCGTAATAATCCTAAGTTAGCGGTTGCTGTGGTCATTCCGGAAGGCGGATTCGGCTCCAACAGTGCCGCTCCGGTTGCGCGTAAAATTTTCGATGCTTATGATTGGGAGTACGGACTGGACGGCGTGCCTAAGAAAAGCCTGAAAACAGCGAATCCAAATGACGGTGCTGCTTCCGGTGACAGTTCCGATAATACTGCCGCAACAAACTGA